In a single window of the Gossypium hirsutum isolate 1008001.06 chromosome A13, Gossypium_hirsutum_v2.1, whole genome shotgun sequence genome:
- the LOC107913516 gene encoding uncharacterized protein: protein MVTIKSPLPLILCCYLLVSFVFFPHGALSRQLLGEGGGNNRSKADVRKSTSKSASSWGGQDSHPPPSSQFSNTGPSTVVSYSRQVSNSPTGTGWNCKTTPTSNGYVKSCSKTTYQSYTRP from the exons ATGGTAACTATCAAATCTCCATTGCCTCTCATCCTTTGCTGCTACCTCTTGGTATCTTTCGTCTTCTTCCCACATGGAGCACTCTCTCGTCAACTACTGGGGGAAG GTGGTGGCAATAATCGAAGCAAAGCGGATGTAAGAAAAAGTACATCAAAATCAGCATCATCTTGGGGTGGCCAGGATTCACATCCACCACCGTCTAGCCAGTTTTCAAATACAGGTCCATCTACGGTCGTGTCGTATTCTCGTCAGGTTTCCAACAGCCCCACAGGCACGGGATGGAATTGCAAAACCACACCTACTAGTAATGGTTACGTGAAATCGTGTTCGAAGACCACTTATCAATCCTACACCAGACCATAA
- the LOC107911424 gene encoding EMBRYO SURROUNDING FACTOR 1.3 has product MTVHLAFLFLVFASLVALHECTSDDELDRSIPTGNEIILGPCSHSTCRVESASENDSIFRNCWCCLSLKSHLCYTYRIVCENNCPPGPPPDLAIP; this is encoded by the exons ATGACTGTTCATTTAGCTTTCCTTTTTCTGGTGTTTGCTTCTCTCGTAGCTCTTCATGAAT GCACCAGTGACGATGAGCTTGATCGGAGCATACCAACAGGCAACGAAATAATTCTAGGACCATGCAGTCATTCAACATGCCGTGTAGAATCAGCATCGGAGAACGACAGCATATTCCGAAATTGTTGGTGCTGTTTATCACTGAAATCACATCTTTGTTATACCTATAGAATTGTCTGCGAAAACAATTGCCCACCCGGACCACCTCCTGATCTTGCAATTCCTTGA
- the LOC107911423 gene encoding uncharacterized protein → MVTMIKSPLPLNILCCYLLVSFVFFPHGALSRQLLGQGGSNNRSKADVKKSTSKSAPSWGGQDSHPPPSSQFYTGSSTVMSYSRQVSNSPTGTGWNCKTTPTSNGYVKSCSKTTYQSYTNP, encoded by the exons ATGGTAACTATGATCAAATCTCCATTGCCTCTCAATATCCTTTGCTGCTACCTCTTGGTATCTTTCGTCTTCTTCCCACATGGAGCACTCTCTCGTCAACTACTGGGGCAAG GTGGTAGCAATAATCGAAGCAAAGCGGATGTAAAAAAAAGTACATCAAAATCAGCACCATCTTGGGGTGGCCAGGATTCACATCCACCACCGTCCAGCCAGTTTTATACAGGTTCATCTACGGTCATGTCGTATTCTCGTCAGGTTTCCAACAGCCCCACAGGCACGGGATGGAATTGCAAAACCACACCTACTAGTAATGGTTATGTGAAATCGTGTTCGAAGACCACTTATCAATCCTACACCAATCCATAA